A section of the Stenotrophomonas sp. 364 genome encodes:
- the pilO gene encoding type 4a pilus biogenesis protein PilO, translated as MSQKMNLKELDFNNIGNWPQQAKVVFCALLSLLIVFLAWFALISGKREELASLENTESSLREEFVKEQGRAVNLAPLKQQLAQMEQVLQQMLRQLPSKTEMPDLIIDISQTALSSGLVNELFQPGAEQPKEFYAEKPIALRMVGSYHQFGAFVSGVASLPRVVILTMHDINLKPKDPKTGITARSGALELSGTVKTYRYLDELEMEAQEKAAAADKTAKPGGTP; from the coding sequence ATGAGCCAGAAGATGAATCTCAAAGAGCTGGACTTCAACAACATCGGCAACTGGCCGCAACAGGCCAAAGTGGTGTTCTGCGCGCTGCTCTCGCTGTTGATCGTGTTCCTGGCGTGGTTCGCCCTGATCAGCGGCAAGCGTGAAGAGCTGGCCTCGCTGGAAAACACCGAAAGCAGCCTGCGGGAAGAGTTCGTCAAGGAGCAGGGGCGTGCGGTCAACCTGGCGCCGCTCAAGCAGCAGCTGGCCCAGATGGAGCAGGTGCTGCAGCAGATGCTGCGCCAGCTGCCCAGCAAGACCGAAATGCCGGACCTGATCATCGACATCTCGCAGACCGCGTTGTCCAGTGGCCTGGTCAATGAGCTGTTCCAGCCCGGTGCCGAGCAGCCCAAGGAGTTCTACGCCGAAAAGCCGATCGCCCTGCGCATGGTGGGCAGCTACCACCAGTTCGGTGCGTTCGTCAGTGGCGTGGCCTCGCTGCCGCGCGTGGTCATCCTGACCATGCACGACATCAACCTGAAGCCGAAGGATCCCAAGACCGGCATCACCGCGCGCAGCGGTGCGCTGGAGCTGTCCGGCACGGTCAAGACTTACCGTTACCTGGACGAGCTGGAAATGGAAGCGCAGGAAAAGGCGGCTGCCGCCGACAAGACCGCCAAGCCCGGAGGCACGCCATGA
- a CDS encoding PilN domain-containing protein: protein MARINLLPWRAERRKQRQRDFYGMLGVAAIGGVLLSLLIWFYYDRQVSGQGERNAFLQTEIAKVKEQNKEIDRLDRQKDRLLARKKVIEELQAKRSQMVHLFDALVRTIPDGVVLTSLKQEGDILTLEGRTQSNARVSAYMRNLESSGWMSKPELSVIEAKKPEPGKDGPTTLSDISALPYMFEVKVTLPAQSEPVNGINADGSVVVPADAATVPADPAAAPVAPLSPGPAPTSAPPAAAPATAPAAEPAKPSGSRIAPPAAPAQPAASSTPQKGGA, encoded by the coding sequence ATGGCAAGAATCAATCTATTGCCGTGGCGCGCCGAGCGGCGCAAGCAACGCCAGCGTGACTTCTACGGCATGCTCGGGGTGGCGGCCATCGGCGGCGTGCTGCTGTCGCTGTTGATCTGGTTCTACTACGACCGGCAGGTCAGCGGGCAGGGCGAGCGCAATGCCTTCCTGCAGACCGAGATCGCCAAGGTCAAGGAGCAGAACAAGGAGATCGACCGCCTGGATCGCCAGAAGGACCGCCTGCTGGCGCGCAAGAAGGTGATCGAGGAACTGCAGGCCAAGCGCTCGCAGATGGTCCACCTGTTCGATGCGCTGGTGCGCACCATTCCCGATGGCGTGGTGTTGACCTCGCTCAAGCAGGAAGGCGACATCCTCACCCTGGAAGGGCGCACCCAGTCCAACGCCCGGGTCAGCGCCTACATGCGCAACCTGGAAAGTTCGGGCTGGATGAGCAAGCCGGAACTGTCGGTGATCGAGGCCAAGAAGCCCGAGCCCGGCAAGGACGGGCCGACCACCCTGAGTGACATCAGCGCCTTGCCGTACATGTTCGAGGTCAAGGTCACCCTGCCGGCCCAGAGCGAGCCGGTGAACGGGATCAATGCCGATGGCAGCGTGGTGGTGCCGGCCGATGCCGCCACCGTCCCGGCTGACCCGGCCGCCGCGCCGGTGGCCCCGCTGTCGCCCGGTCCCGCGCCGACCTCGGCCCCGCCCGCTGCTGCGCCTGCCACGGCGCCGGCCGCCGAGCCGGCCAAGCCGTCGGGCAGCCGCATCGCACCGCCCGCCGCGCCTGCACAACCGGCGGCGTCCAGTACGCCGCAGAAGGGGGGCGCATGA
- a CDS encoding pilus assembly protein PilM — protein MGLIPKSQSPLIGVDISSTAVKLLQLSRSGNRFRVEHYAVEPLPPNAVVEKNIVEVEAVGEAIRRAVNRSGTKARHAAAAVAGSAVITKLIPMPADLDENDMEAQVELEAVNYIPYPIEEVNLDFEVLGAIPNNPEMVQVLLAASRSENVELRQSALELGGLTARVMDVEAFAVENAFALVASELPIASDGVVALVDIGATMTTLNVLRGGRSLYSREQVFGGKQLTDEVMRRYGLTYEEAGLAKRQGGLPESYEMEVLEPFKEATVQQISRLLQFFYAGSEFNRVDHIVLAGGCAALAGLPEMVEEQLGVATVVANPLAQMTLGPKVQAHALAQDAPALMIATGLALRSFD, from the coding sequence GTGGGGCTTATCCCAAAAAGCCAGTCGCCGCTTATTGGCGTCGACATCAGCTCGACTGCAGTAAAGCTCTTGCAGCTTTCCCGCAGTGGCAATCGTTTCCGCGTGGAACATTACGCTGTGGAACCACTTCCGCCGAATGCGGTCGTGGAAAAGAACATCGTGGAAGTGGAGGCCGTGGGTGAGGCTATCCGCCGCGCCGTGAACCGTTCCGGTACGAAGGCCCGGCACGCTGCCGCAGCCGTCGCCGGCTCGGCGGTGATCACCAAGCTGATCCCGATGCCGGCCGATCTGGACGAGAACGACATGGAAGCCCAGGTCGAGCTCGAGGCGGTCAACTACATCCCGTACCCGATCGAGGAAGTGAACCTCGACTTCGAGGTGCTGGGTGCCATTCCCAACAACCCGGAAATGGTCCAGGTGCTGTTGGCGGCGTCGCGGTCGGAGAACGTGGAGCTGCGCCAGTCGGCGCTGGAGCTCGGCGGGCTGACCGCCCGGGTCATGGACGTGGAGGCCTTCGCGGTCGAGAACGCCTTTGCCCTGGTCGCCAGCGAGCTGCCGATCGCCAGCGATGGCGTGGTCGCCCTGGTGGACATCGGTGCCACCATGACCACCCTGAACGTCCTGCGCGGCGGGCGGAGCCTGTACAGCCGCGAACAGGTGTTCGGCGGCAAGCAGCTGACCGACGAAGTGATGCGCCGCTACGGCCTCACCTACGAGGAAGCCGGGCTGGCCAAGCGCCAGGGCGGGCTGCCGGAAAGCTACGAGATGGAAGTGCTGGAGCCGTTCAAGGAGGCCACGGTCCAGCAGATCAGCCGCCTGCTGCAGTTCTTCTATGCCGGTAGCGAATTCAACCGTGTGGACCACATCGTGCTGGCCGGCGGGTGCGCTGCGCTGGCCGGCCTGCCGGAGATGGTGGAAGAACAGCTGGGCGTGGCCACCGTGGTGGCCAACCCGCTGGCACAGATGACCCTGGGTCCCAAGGTCCAGGCGCATGCCCTGGCCCAGGACGCCCCGGCGCTGATGATTGCCACCGGTCTGGCGCTGAGGAGCTTTGACTGA
- a CDS encoding penicillin-binding protein 1A: MTRFRRWLRWLLVAILVLGLIGAAVAGGLYYAISSKLPDVQTLRDIEMQEPMYVYASDGKLMAVFGESRRVPITMKEVPERLKQAFLATEDARFYEHGGVDYKGIGRAVWLLATTNDKRVPGGSTITQQVARQFFLSSEYSYTRKLAEILLARKIESELSKDEIFELYLNKSFFGNRAYGVAAAAEFYYGKKLGELDLDEMASLAGIPKFPSSGNPISNPERARERRDFYVLQRMASLGFISQAEADAAKAVPMHASAHEPPVQVEAPYVAELVRQEMIARFGGDVVNKGYHVTTTINAELQTAANIAVRDGLRVYDHRHGWHGVEQHFEVPADADAKALAAKLAGIPAQSGLLPAIVASTAADGSATVVLANRSELVLPVAASRWVNKTPAKLLTRGDLVRVRAGEKEGEWLIDQIPRGQSALVSLDAESGALKALVGGFSFSGNKFNRATQARRQPGSSFKPFIYAAAFDKGFNPASIVLDAPVVFRDRRGKTWSPQNDGGGFRGPMRLREALVQSRNLVSVRLLDGMGVDYARKYISEFGFAEAELPPNLSMSLGTASVTPLSVARGYAVFANGGSRVDTWVIDQVTDRDGVVVFKENPAMACRDCAGTSGGAPVSQVVDGFNFGAPAAPDTAAAPKPQQAAEPAKPVNPDAKVAPRAIDARTAYQLVSMMRDVVQRGTGTAAKVLGREDVGGKTGSTNDHRDAWFSGFGGPYVTTVWVGRDDFRSLGYREYGGKAALPIWIDYMRAALKDTPIAQNEPPSGMVQATLNGATEWVKVEDMDKIEEYSFDTHVQQADDAAFDIF, translated from the coding sequence ATGACACGCTTTCGCCGCTGGCTGCGCTGGTTGCTGGTCGCCATCCTGGTCCTGGGCCTGATCGGCGCCGCCGTCGCAGGTGGCCTGTACTACGCCATTTCCTCCAAGCTCCCGGACGTGCAGACCCTGCGCGACATCGAGATGCAGGAGCCCATGTACGTGTATGCCAGCGATGGCAAGCTGATGGCCGTCTTCGGCGAGTCGCGGCGCGTACCGATCACCATGAAGGAGGTCCCGGAACGTCTCAAGCAGGCCTTCCTGGCTACCGAGGACGCCCGCTTCTACGAGCATGGCGGGGTGGACTACAAGGGCATCGGCCGCGCGGTCTGGCTGCTGGCCACCACCAACGACAAGCGCGTGCCGGGGGGGTCCACCATCACCCAGCAGGTGGCCCGGCAGTTCTTCCTGAGCTCGGAGTACAGCTACACCCGCAAGCTGGCCGAGATCCTGCTGGCGCGCAAGATCGAGTCCGAGCTGAGCAAGGACGAGATCTTCGAGCTGTACCTGAACAAGAGTTTCTTCGGCAACCGCGCCTACGGCGTGGCCGCTGCGGCCGAGTTCTACTACGGCAAGAAGCTGGGCGAGCTGGACCTGGACGAGATGGCCTCGCTGGCCGGCATCCCCAAGTTCCCATCTTCGGGCAACCCGATCAGCAACCCCGAGCGGGCCCGCGAGCGCCGCGACTTCTACGTGCTGCAGCGCATGGCCAGCCTGGGCTTCATCAGCCAGGCCGAGGCCGACGCCGCCAAGGCGGTGCCGATGCACGCCAGCGCGCATGAGCCGCCGGTGCAGGTCGAAGCCCCCTACGTGGCCGAGCTGGTCCGCCAGGAAATGATCGCCCGCTTCGGCGGCGACGTGGTCAACAAGGGTTACCACGTGACCACCACGATCAATGCCGAGTTGCAGACGGCGGCCAACATCGCCGTGCGCGATGGCCTGCGCGTGTACGACCACCGGCATGGCTGGCATGGCGTGGAGCAGCACTTCGAGGTGCCGGCCGATGCCGATGCCAAGGCGCTGGCGGCCAAGCTGGCCGGCATTCCGGCCCAGTCCGGGCTGCTGCCGGCGATCGTGGCGTCCACCGCCGCCGATGGCAGCGCCACCGTGGTGCTGGCCAACCGCAGCGAGCTGGTGCTGCCCGTCGCGGCCAGCCGCTGGGTCAACAAGACCCCGGCCAAGCTGCTGACCCGGGGCGACCTGGTGCGGGTGCGCGCCGGCGAGAAGGAAGGCGAGTGGCTGATCGACCAGATCCCGCGCGGCCAGTCCGCGCTGGTCTCGCTGGATGCCGAAAGTGGCGCCCTGAAGGCCCTGGTGGGCGGCTTCAGCTTCTCCGGCAACAAGTTCAACCGCGCCACCCAGGCGCGCCGCCAGCCGGGTTCGAGCTTCAAGCCGTTCATCTATGCGGCCGCGTTCGACAAGGGCTTCAACCCCGCCTCGATCGTGCTGGATGCCCCGGTGGTGTTCCGCGACCGCCGCGGCAAGACCTGGTCGCCGCAGAACGACGGCGGCGGCTTCCGTGGCCCGATGCGGCTGCGTGAGGCGCTGGTGCAGTCGCGCAACCTGGTCTCGGTCCGCCTGCTGGACGGCATGGGCGTGGACTACGCGCGCAAGTACATCAGCGAATTCGGCTTTGCCGAGGCCGAGCTGCCGCCCAACCTGTCGATGTCGCTGGGTACCGCCTCGGTCACCCCGCTGTCGGTGGCGCGCGGCTATGCCGTCTTCGCCAATGGCGGTTCGCGGGTGGACACCTGGGTGATCGACCAGGTGACCGACCGTGACGGGGTGGTGGTGTTCAAGGAAAACCCGGCCATGGCCTGCCGCGACTGCGCGGGCACCAGTGGCGGCGCGCCGGTCAGCCAGGTGGTGGACGGCTTCAACTTTGGCGCACCGGCTGCCCCGGACACCGCTGCGGCGCCCAAGCCGCAGCAGGCGGCCGAACCCGCCAAGCCGGTCAACCCGGACGCCAAGGTCGCCCCGCGCGCCATCGACGCACGCACCGCCTACCAGCTGGTGTCGATGATGCGCGACGTGGTCCAGCGCGGCACCGGCACCGCGGCCAAGGTGCTCGGTCGCGAGGACGTGGGCGGCAAGACCGGCTCCACCAATGACCACCGCGACGCCTGGTTCTCCGGTTTCGGCGGTCCTTACGTCACCACGGTCTGGGTGGGTCGCGATGACTTCCGCTCGCTCGGCTACCGCGAGTACGGCGGCAAGGCTGCACTGCCGATCTGGATCGACTACATGCGCGCCGCGCTGAAGGACACCCCGATCGCGCAGAACGAGCCGCCGTCCGGGATGGTCCAGGCCACCCTCAACGGGGCCACCGAGTGGGTCAAGGTGGAAGACATGGACAAGATCGAGGAGTACAGCTTCGATACCCATGTGCAGCAGGCCGACGACGCCGCGTTCGATATCTTCTGA
- a CDS encoding ESPR-type extended signal peptide-containing protein: MNRIYRRLWSTARQCWVVTSELASTKRKSGASTRPLRRSTAAALLMLFGAAGTAHAERNLASCYTASQGCVPSWAWGHDYQWISGNGRFVLLTGNAIKFEGDYATAFGNGITSYGDRNSAFGYGAGVAGGYATAVGAFANATGIGATAIGNDANAYGGNAVALGSKATVITGAGVSGIAIGADSRAGTQGWTGAIALGGEASASHDSIALGYQARSSAANSVALGRGSQATEAYTVSVGNGSTKRRIVNVADGTISSSSTDAVNGRQLQVAKNDINAAKATATTAKTTADQALANSRVVTQASASGTVRVGGDNTGTTVSFANKNNATRYLNGIRNGALSTTSTDAVTGQQLFATNANVTKAQSAADAAQSSANSVKTTADSALSKANGLAGLVSQASATGNVRLGGENTGTVLDVRNKANANRRISGLADATLNTSSTEAVTGKQLTATNANVTTAQNTATAAQTAATGARTTADSALGKATALGGLLSQASASGTVRVGGDNTGSAVSVANKNNATRYINGIRNGALSATSTDAVTGQQLFATNANVTKAQTAADAAQSSANSAKTTADTALGKATALGGLVSQASATGNVRLGGDNTGTVLDVRNKSDAGRKITGLSDGTLSSTSTDAVTGKQLTATNTKVTTAQNTATAAQTAAAGAKTTADTALGKANVLGGLVSQASATGNVRLGGDNTGTVLDVRNKSDAGRKVTGLSDGTLSSTSTDAVTGRQLTATNANVTTAQNTATAAQTAAAGAKTTADTALGKANVLGGLVSQASATGNVRLGAENTGTVVDVANKDGAKRRVNNVANGVVSSTSTDVVTGQQLHATNQAVSTQGQSLVLHGQQLATHTQSLAAQDQRVSTNRTDIEQLRSDVDNFDPDLDGVVKFSADRHLVDMDGARVSGVSAGDINSAGSTDAVNGGQLFATNERMLALEGAGKFLSVGAGGDQDPASAGRFSVAIGDSAEASVGGEGGVAVGGYAVARGTNSVAIGRAASVRAGASGAFALGVRSLVESEGGLAVGAESRIMSGAVDSVAMGSHSVASERHTVSFGHDNLQRRLVHVARGMAATDAATVAQLSESLSGLGGGASVDGVGSIIGPVYNVQGGAQNNVGDALSALDGAVIRSGRSVESIESQLRSTFQQSPFAREDGIGQLNLAGAQGMLLSNLADGRIAAGSRDAVTGNQLYATEQKIERNRRDLDAIQRDWSSEQRNLLTTTGDGNPIDFGGARLTGVADARLSADSSDVVRGSQLYSTNLRLNSIEEMSSNFAFGWMPEDWQYPAEAGPAAVAIGKNARASLGSEGGVAVGAWATAQGKNSVALGRASYVHEQAEDGFAVGGRTQVAARGGIALGAGSEVRSNAINSVAIGWQSIANDANTVSFGNDSLKRRLTGVANGRNANDAATIGQLRGALSTLGSNIDANGNVTTPGFNLQGQHHTTVNDALTTLDAAVVTTDSRVDRVETHLRSVFQETPSTRSDGAAQLTLAGANGMVISNVANGLIAAGSREAVNGGQLHAVQQQLNGRMDGLEQRVDGPPQARAMATASADAGAPTPTPTSSESAAATPPAANEGDKAVAGSGSAPSSPPTPQPKSKKDDAPAPTPQVDTAELEKMLARANEYTDGAIKGVEQRLDKMDKRFNRMAAMSSAQTAMAMNTAGLATYNRLGAGVGYSDGESAMAVGYQRVLNEKGSATFSLNGAFTNSGEQSVGLGVGIGW; the protein is encoded by the coding sequence ATGAACAGGATTTACCGCCGTCTTTGGTCCACTGCCCGGCAGTGCTGGGTGGTCACCAGTGAGCTCGCGTCCACAAAGCGTAAGTCAGGGGCTTCCACACGCCCCCTTCGACGCAGTACGGCAGCGGCGCTGCTCATGTTGTTCGGTGCGGCCGGCACCGCCCATGCGGAGCGCAATCTTGCCTCGTGCTACACCGCCAGCCAAGGATGCGTGCCGTCCTGGGCATGGGGGCATGACTACCAGTGGATCAGTGGGAATGGGCGTTTCGTGCTGCTGACCGGCAATGCCATCAAGTTCGAAGGCGACTATGCGACTGCGTTTGGTAACGGCATCACCTCCTATGGTGACCGCAACTCCGCCTTCGGCTATGGCGCTGGTGTAGCGGGCGGGTATGCCACCGCCGTAGGTGCTTTTGCCAACGCCACGGGAATTGGTGCAACGGCGATTGGCAATGATGCGAACGCCTATGGCGGAAACGCGGTCGCGCTGGGCAGCAAGGCGACGGTCATAACCGGGGCGGGCGTTTCTGGTATCGCCATCGGTGCCGACTCCCGTGCGGGCACGCAGGGCTGGACGGGGGCCATTGCACTCGGTGGCGAAGCGTCTGCGTCCCACGACAGCATTGCCCTGGGGTACCAAGCGCGTTCAAGCGCGGCCAACTCTGTGGCACTCGGGCGCGGGTCGCAGGCCACCGAGGCCTACACCGTATCGGTGGGCAACGGTTCTACGAAACGGCGGATCGTCAATGTTGCCGACGGCACCATCAGCAGCAGCAGTACTGATGCGGTGAATGGCCGCCAGTTGCAGGTGGCAAAAAATGACATCAATGCCGCCAAAGCCACCGCGACAACAGCCAAGACCACGGCCGACCAGGCGCTGGCCAATTCACGGGTGGTCACCCAGGCATCGGCCAGTGGCACCGTACGCGTGGGCGGTGACAATACCGGTACCACGGTCAGCTTTGCCAACAAGAACAACGCCACCCGCTACCTCAACGGCATTCGCAACGGCGCGCTGAGCACCACCAGTACCGACGCGGTGACGGGCCAGCAGCTGTTTGCCACCAACGCCAACGTGACCAAGGCGCAGAGCGCGGCCGATGCGGCCCAGAGCTCGGCCAACAGCGTCAAGACCACCGCCGACAGTGCGCTGTCCAAGGCTAATGGCCTGGCCGGCCTGGTCAGCCAGGCCTCGGCTACTGGCAATGTACGCCTGGGGGGCGAGAACACCGGCACCGTGCTGGATGTGCGCAACAAGGCCAATGCCAACCGCCGCATCAGCGGCCTGGCCGACGCAACGTTGAACACCTCCAGCACCGAGGCAGTCACCGGCAAGCAGCTCACGGCCACCAACGCCAATGTCACCACGGCGCAGAACACCGCCACCGCTGCACAGACAGCGGCGACCGGTGCCAGGACCACCGCCGACAGCGCGCTGGGCAAGGCGACGGCGCTGGGTGGGCTGCTGAGTCAGGCCTCGGCCAGTGGCACCGTTCGCGTGGGCGGTGACAACACCGGAAGCGCGGTCAGCGTTGCCAACAAGAACAACGCCACCCGCTACATCAATGGCATTCGCAACGGCGCGCTGAGTGCCACCAGCACCGATGCGGTGACCGGCCAGCAGTTGTTTGCCACCAATGCCAACGTGACCAAGGCGCAGACGGCGGCGGATGCGGCCCAGAGTTCGGCCAACAGCGCCAAGACCACTGCCGACACCGCGCTGGGCAAGGCCACTGCGCTGGGCGGCCTGGTCAGCCAGGCCTCGGCCACGGGCAATGTGCGCCTCGGTGGTGACAACACCGGGACCGTGCTGGATGTGCGCAACAAGAGCGATGCCGGCCGTAAGATCACCGGCTTGAGTGACGGCACTCTGAGCAGCACCAGCACCGATGCCGTCACCGGCAAGCAGCTCACCGCCACCAACACCAAGGTGACCACGGCGCAGAACACCGCCACGGCTGCACAGACGGCGGCAGCGGGCGCCAAGACCACCGCCGACACCGCGCTGGGCAAGGCCAATGTGCTGGGCGGGCTGGTCAGCCAAGCCTCGGCCACAGGTAATGTACGCCTTGGCGGTGACAACACCGGGACCGTGCTGGATGTTCGCAACAAGAGCGATGCCGGCCGTAAGGTCACCGGTTTGAGTGACGGCACCCTGAGCAGCACCAGCACCGATGCCGTCACCGGTAGGCAGCTCACCGCCACCAATGCGAATGTGACCACGGCGCAGAACACTGCTACTGCCGCACAGACGGCCGCGGCCGGCGCCAAGACCACCGCCGACACTGCGCTGGGCAAGGCCAATGTGCTGGGCGGGCTGGTAAGCCAAGCCTCCGCCACTGGCAATGTGCGTTTGGGTGCCGAGAACACGGGCACGGTGGTGGATGTGGCCAACAAGGACGGCGCCAAGCGCCGGGTGAACAACGTTGCCAACGGCGTGGTGAGCAGCACCAGCACCGATGTGGTGACCGGGCAGCAGCTTCATGCCACCAATCAGGCCGTCTCCACCCAGGGCCAGTCGCTGGTGCTGCACGGCCAGCAACTGGCGACGCACACCCAGTCCCTGGCAGCGCAGGACCAGCGCGTGTCGACCAATCGTACTGATATCGAACAGCTGCGCTCGGACGTGGACAACTTCGATCCGGATCTGGATGGCGTGGTGAAGTTCAGTGCCGATCGTCATCTTGTGGATATGGATGGTGCGCGTGTATCGGGCGTTTCGGCGGGTGACATCAATTCGGCAGGTAGCACTGATGCGGTGAACGGTGGGCAGTTGTTTGCGACCAATGAGAGGATGCTGGCGCTGGAGGGTGCCGGAAAATTTCTATCTGTAGGTGCCGGTGGCGATCAAGACCCAGCATCAGCAGGCAGATTCTCTGTAGCAATTGGTGATTCCGCAGAGGCGTCTGTCGGTGGGGAGGGAGGTGTCGCGGTCGGCGGCTACGCCGTCGCACGTGGTACCAATTCGGTAGCAATTGGCCGCGCAGCCTCCGTTCGAGCTGGGGCATCTGGCGCCTTCGCGCTTGGTGTACGGTCATTGGTTGAGTCAGAGGGCGGTTTGGCCGTCGGCGCCGAGAGCCGCATTATGTCCGGAGCTGTAGATAGCGTTGCAATGGGTAGTCATTCAGTCGCGTCTGAGAGACATACTGTGTCCTTCGGACATGACAACTTGCAGCGACGACTTGTGCACGTGGCTAGAGGCATGGCCGCCACGGATGCAGCGACTGTAGCTCAGCTTTCTGAATCCCTTTCAGGTCTCGGCGGTGGTGCAAGTGTGGACGGAGTTGGTTCTATCATCGGACCGGTCTACAACGTACAGGGCGGTGCGCAGAACAACGTTGGCGACGCGTTGAGCGCACTCGATGGCGCGGTTATCCGGTCCGGTCGCAGCGTAGAAAGCATCGAGAGCCAGCTGCGATCGACATTCCAGCAGTCGCCTTTCGCTCGAGAAGATGGTATCGGTCAGCTGAACTTGGCTGGTGCACAGGGCATGCTTCTGTCGAACCTAGCCGATGGGCGCATTGCTGCAGGCAGCCGTGATGCAGTGACTGGTAACCAGTTGTATGCCACGGAGCAGAAGATCGAGCGTAATCGACGCGACTTAGACGCGATACAGCGCGATTGGAGTTCGGAGCAAAGGAATCTGCTGACTACGACCGGAGATGGAAACCCCATCGATTTCGGCGGCGCGCGTCTAACTGGTGTTGCCGATGCGCGCCTCTCTGCTGATAGTTCGGATGTGGTGCGTGGGAGCCAGCTTTACAGCACGAACCTGCGACTGAACTCCATTGAAGAAATGAGCAGCAACTTCGCGTTTGGCTGGATGCCTGAGGATTGGCAGTATCCAGCTGAAGCAGGCCCAGCTGCGGTAGCTATTGGCAAGAATGCTCGTGCGTCGTTGGGCTCAGAGGGCGGTGTCGCTGTTGGTGCATGGGCAACGGCCCAAGGAAAGAACTCGGTGGCATTAGGGCGCGCTTCCTACGTTCATGAGCAAGCGGAGGACGGCTTCGCTGTAGGTGGCAGGACCCAAGTGGCCGCTAGAGGGGGCATCGCTCTCGGTGCCGGGAGCGAGGTCCGTTCTAATGCTATTAATTCTGTTGCTATTGGATGGCAATCGATCGCCAATGATGCAAACACCGTCTCCTTCGGAAATGACTCGCTAAAGCGCCGTCTCACCGGTGTAGCCAACGGCCGCAACGCCAACGACGCAGCCACCATCGGCCAGCTCCGCGGCGCCTTGTCCACCCTCGGTAGCAACATCGACGCCAACGGCAATGTCACCACACCCGGCTTCAACCTCCAGGGCCAGCACCACACCACAGTAAACGACGCCCTCACCACCCTTGACGCGGCCGTAGTTACCACCGACTCCCGCGTAGACCGCGTGGAAACCCACCTGCGCTCGGTCTTCCAGGAAACCCCCTCCACCCGCAGCGATGGTGCCGCTCAGCTCACCCTGGCGGGCGCCAACGGCATGGTCATCTCCAACGTGGCCAACGGCCTGATTGCCGCCGGCAGCCGCGAGGCGGTCAACGGTGGCCAGCTGCATGCGGTGCAGCAGCAGCTCAACGGCCGCATGGACGGGCTAGAGCAGCGTGTTGACGGTCCGCCGCAGGCCCGTGCGATGGCGACTGCATCGGCCGATGCGGGCGCGCCAACGCCCACCCCGACCAGCAGCGAATCGGCCGCCGCCACTCCGCCGGCGGCCAACGAGGGTGACAAGGCCGTGGCCGGCAGCGGCAGTGCGCCGTCGTCGCCGCCCACGCCGCAGCCCAAGTCCAAGAAGGATGACGCGCCCGCACCGACCCCGCAGGTGGACACCGCCGAGCTCGAGAAGATGCTCGCGCGCGCCAATGAGTACACCGATGGTGCCATCAAGGGCGTGGAGCAGCGCCTGGACAAGATGGACAAGCGCTTCAACCGCATGGCCGCGATGAGCAGCGCGCAGACGGCCATGGCGATGAACACCGCCGGCCTGGCCACCTACAACCGCCTCGGTGCCGGCGTAGGCTACAGCGATGGCGAGTCGGCCATGGCCGTGGGTTACCAGCGGGTGCTCAACGAGAAGGGCTCGGCCACCTTCAGCCTCAACGGCGCGTTCACCAACAGCGGTGAGCAGAGCGTTGGCCTGGGTGTTGGCATCGGTTGGTAA
- a CDS encoding pilus assembly protein, with product MKCFVRYLLPLSLLLAAQAHANLTVHPMRTSVDAKKGAQIRIYSQSTQPQYVQVSIKRIVDPAGENEQEVEVEPGDAAIAVTPGKFALAGGGNRLIRVIPLQPVEKETAYRVYFEGVRGPDSTERGGEGDRAQANVGVSLVWGALVNVLPAEATMRLQVEGNRLRNTGTVRVGITSIADCDGPRCTAHDVSRSLYPGSALELPFATTPGHTLQLRYRLTRDGYREHVQTLAP from the coding sequence ATGAAGTGCTTCGTTCGCTATCTGCTTCCGCTGTCCTTGCTGTTGGCGGCGCAGGCCCACGCCAATCTCACCGTGCACCCCATGCGTACCTCGGTGGACGCGAAGAAGGGCGCGCAGATCCGCATCTACTCTCAATCCACCCAGCCCCAGTACGTGCAGGTATCGATCAAGCGCATCGTCGATCCCGCCGGTGAAAACGAGCAGGAAGTGGAGGTGGAGCCGGGCGATGCCGCCATTGCGGTAACGCCAGGCAAGTTCGCACTGGCCGGTGGTGGAAATCGCCTGATCCGGGTGATTCCGCTGCAGCCGGTCGAAAAGGAAACCGCCTATCGCGTGTACTTCGAGGGTGTTCGCGGCCCCGATAGCACGGAACGTGGCGGCGAGGGCGACCGTGCCCAGGCCAACGTCGGCGTCAGCCTCGTGTGGGGCGCCCTGGTCAACGTGCTGCCGGCCGAGGCCACGATGCGGCTGCAGGTGGAAGGGAACCGCCTGCGCAACACCGGCACGGTGCGCGTGGGCATCACCAGCATCGCCGACTGCGATGGGCCGCGCTGCACCGCGCATGACGTCTCGCGCAGCCTGTATCCGGGCAGCGCGTTGGAGCTGCCTTTTGCCACCACGCCCGGTCACACGCTGCAGCTGCGCTACCGACTGACCCGCGATGGCTATCGCGAGCATGTGCAGACGTTGGCTCCCTGA